In Dehalogenimonas etheniformans, one genomic interval encodes:
- a CDS encoding DUF72 domain-containing protein, translating into MAQYCIGTSGWSYPRGEGTWNGYFYPPGTKNELGFYSQFFGCVEINSSFYSPINPSWAESWVRKTPDDFIFTAKLWQKFTHPKMFEAATGEAAAISRDDVDLYLKGIEPIARAGKLGAILAQFPPSFENGALGRQILEAVLRTFRDYPMAVELRHKSWSDDPTTATLLSTYDVAWVQIDEPKFSFSIARDLPATSTKLAYFRFHGRNAADWWTGNNETRYRYLYPPEEIEELTERVKKSATTAKQTFALFNNHWKAYAPRNAGDLIRSLDLPFQGLPTMNLNED; encoded by the coding sequence ATGGCTCAATACTGTATCGGCACTTCGGGTTGGAGCTATCCCCGGGGTGAAGGGACTTGGAACGGTTACTTCTACCCACCCGGCACGAAAAATGAGCTTGGTTTTTACAGCCAGTTTTTTGGTTGCGTCGAAATCAACTCGTCGTTCTATTCTCCGATCAACCCCTCCTGGGCTGAAAGTTGGGTCAGAAAGACGCCTGATGATTTCATCTTCACCGCCAAGCTATGGCAAAAATTCACCCATCCGAAGATGTTCGAGGCGGCTACCGGTGAAGCAGCAGCCATCTCACGAGACGATGTTGATCTGTATTTGAAGGGAATCGAGCCTATCGCACGGGCGGGTAAGCTGGGAGCAATACTGGCGCAGTTTCCACCAAGTTTTGAAAATGGCGCGCTCGGCCGCCAAATCCTAGAAGCGGTTCTGAGGACCTTTAGAGATTACCCAATGGCTGTAGAGTTACGGCACAAGAGCTGGAGTGACGACCCCACGACCGCCACCCTTCTTTCAACTTATGATGTCGCCTGGGTTCAAATCGATGAACCTAAGTTTAGCTTCTCTATTGCACGAGACTTGCCGGCTACTTCCACCAAATTAGCGTACTTCAGATTCCACGGTCGGAACGCTGCCGACTGGTGGACCGGGAACAATGAAACGCGCTACCGCTATCTATACCCGCCCGAGGAAATTGAAGAATTGACCGAACGGGTTAAGAAGTCGGCTACAACCGCTAAACAAACTTTTGCCCTCTTTAATAACCATTGGAAAGCGTATGCTCCCAGAAACGCTGGAGACTTGATCAGATCCTTGGATTTGCCTTTCCAGGGCTTACCGACAATGAATTTGAATGAAGATTAA
- a CDS encoding DNA polymerase III subunit alpha has protein sequence MPYAELHCHSYYSFHDGASSLEELLTRSKELGYTALAVTDHDNLCGAMRYAHLSKSLEFSGIIGAEITLKGGYHLTFLAENREGYRNLCRLITAAHEAPDRLNPEMPPEIIGEHARGLICLSGCPKGELSQLVESGKLDEARQLIRQYLGWFGSDNYFVELQSNLVYGDRARNKALVALARECGAQLVATGNVHYHVRERHRLQDCLAAIKACQSLEASHRQRRHNSEFYLRPISEIEAIFDFCPEAVSNTAKIAERCRFDLTQDSGYTFPDYPVPNGFTPDSFLEKLCLDAAVRRYGAITPKVKSRLDEEFRLIRKHKLAGFLLLYRDVITLGRDAMIDQGLSDPSLTLEENPPGRGRGSSVALLIGYLIGLSHIDPLKYKLSLERFLPEDAMGCVPDIDLDFPRSIREDLILRTHGKWGWRNAALAGTIATYQIKGAVRDLGKALGLPLEEVDQLSKHVDWGSARKLGAQMEKNLHFRDKIDSPVWRDLIELAAELDGFPKYMGQHPGGMIISTDPLTDIVPVQRGAIDGRYVCQWDKDSIDDAGFVKIDFLALGALSQMQEAVELIKKRTGQRIDMSRIDFDDQKVYNMLCKGDTIGIFQVESAAQMQTITRMKPRNLLDMAHEVAAVRPGVGVNGGVQDYLARRSKQKPVVYDHPLEEKSLGRTLGIILFQDQVNQLAMDIAGFSPLAADQLRRAFGRHHNEALLSHYHKQFMEGAAARGVGETAAEAIWEKFNGQYMFPESHAFAFGVTAYQASWLKLYYPLEFFVAIFNQQPMGFYNLETLKEDARRHGVTVLNPDINRSSSVSVIEGNALRLGFLHVGGLGSASADAILAGQKSGLFNSVGDFLERSGILEETALALAAAGAFDSLEPNRRQVKWEIGLRYRPVNSQLFLPLPVAQDMTKLSSLTPWEKMQEEYNVLGLFPAGHIMASLRPRFSRWVSSSKDIERLNDGDEVTTAGMVIRRQRPRGKVVFITLEDEFGHVPLMVFPQVYGRQEHKFKSPFLVVKGRLTRREGTHNVVVNEVRPFSALEKAPSSKDWH, from the coding sequence ATGCCTTACGCCGAACTTCACTGCCACAGCTACTACTCTTTCCACGACGGCGCTTCCTCGCTGGAGGAACTGCTTACCCGGTCGAAGGAACTTGGCTACACTGCGCTGGCCGTCACCGACCACGACAACCTGTGCGGGGCGATGCGCTACGCCCATCTCTCGAAGTCGCTGGAATTTTCCGGCATTATCGGCGCTGAGATCACACTGAAGGGCGGCTACCACCTGACCTTCCTCGCCGAGAATCGTGAAGGTTACCGTAACCTCTGCCGCCTCATCACCGCCGCCCACGAAGCCCCCGACCGGCTCAATCCGGAAATGCCCCCGGAAATCATCGGGGAACACGCACGGGGTCTCATCTGCCTGTCCGGTTGCCCGAAGGGTGAACTTTCGCAACTCGTTGAGTCAGGAAAACTCGACGAAGCGCGCCAGCTCATCCGGCAGTATCTTGGCTGGTTCGGCAGCGATAACTATTTCGTCGAGCTTCAGAGCAATCTGGTCTATGGTGACCGCGCCCGCAACAAGGCACTCGTCGCCCTCGCCCGCGAGTGCGGCGCCCAGCTTGTCGCCACCGGCAACGTCCACTACCATGTCCGCGAGCGTCACCGCCTGCAGGACTGCCTGGCCGCCATCAAGGCCTGCCAGAGCCTGGAGGCCAGCCACCGGCAGCGTCGCCACAACTCCGAGTTCTATCTGCGTCCCATTTCCGAGATTGAAGCCATCTTCGACTTCTGCCCCGAGGCAGTGTCCAACACGGCAAAGATCGCTGAACGCTGCCGCTTCGACCTGACCCAGGACTCCGGCTACACCTTCCCGGACTACCCCGTGCCGAATGGCTTTACCCCGGATAGCTTCCTGGAAAAACTGTGTCTTGATGCCGCAGTGCGGCGCTACGGTGCCATTACCCCCAAGGTCAAGTCCCGCCTGGATGAGGAGTTCCGGCTTATCAGGAAGCACAAGCTGGCCGGCTTCCTTCTCCTCTATCGTGATGTCATCACTCTGGGGCGGGATGCTATGATCGACCAGGGCTTGTCCGACCCGTCACTGACCCTTGAGGAGAATCCTCCCGGCCGAGGCCGCGGCTCCTCGGTGGCCCTTCTCATCGGCTACCTCATCGGCCTGTCGCACATCGACCCGCTTAAATACAAACTTTCCCTGGAACGCTTTCTTCCTGAAGACGCCATGGGCTGCGTGCCGGACATCGACCTGGACTTTCCCCGCTCTATCCGTGAAGACCTCATCCTGCGGACGCACGGCAAATGGGGCTGGCGCAACGCCGCCCTGGCCGGAACCATTGCCACCTACCAGATCAAGGGCGCCGTCCGCGACCTCGGCAAAGCCCTGGGGCTGCCTCTGGAGGAGGTCGACCAGCTTTCCAAGCACGTCGATTGGGGCAGCGCCCGGAAACTTGGGGCGCAGATGGAAAAGAACCTCCACTTCCGGGACAAGATCGATTCGCCAGTGTGGCGCGACCTCATCGAACTGGCCGCCGAGCTGGACGGCTTCCCGAAATACATGGGGCAGCACCCCGGAGGCATGATCATTTCCACCGACCCCCTGACTGACATCGTGCCGGTGCAGCGCGGCGCCATCGACGGCCGCTACGTCTGCCAGTGGGACAAAGACAGCATCGACGACGCCGGCTTCGTTAAGATCGACTTCCTGGCTCTCGGTGCTCTGTCCCAGATGCAGGAAGCGGTCGAACTGATCAAAAAACGCACCGGCCAGCGCATCGACATGTCCCGCATCGACTTCGATGATCAGAAGGTCTACAACATGCTGTGTAAGGGCGATACCATCGGCATTTTTCAGGTGGAGTCTGCTGCCCAGATGCAGACCATCACCCGCATGAAGCCGCGCAACCTCCTCGATATGGCCCACGAGGTCGCGGCAGTTCGTCCCGGTGTCGGCGTCAACGGCGGCGTCCAGGACTACCTCGCCCGTCGCTCTAAGCAGAAACCTGTAGTCTACGACCATCCGCTGGAGGAGAAGTCGCTGGGGCGCACCCTGGGCATCATACTCTTCCAGGACCAGGTCAACCAGTTAGCTATGGACATCGCCGGCTTTTCCCCCCTTGCCGCCGACCAACTACGGCGCGCCTTCGGCCGCCATCATAACGAGGCTTTGCTCAGTCACTATCACAAGCAATTCATGGAAGGCGCCGCCGCCCGCGGTGTCGGTGAAACCGCCGCCGAGGCAATCTGGGAAAAGTTCAACGGCCAGTATATGTTTCCGGAATCTCACGCCTTCGCCTTCGGCGTGACTGCCTATCAGGCGTCATGGCTGAAGCTCTATTACCCGCTGGAGTTCTTCGTTGCCATTTTCAACCAGCAGCCCATGGGTTTCTACAACCTGGAAACGCTCAAGGAAGATGCCCGGCGCCATGGCGTGACCGTACTCAATCCGGACATCAATCGCAGTTCTTCGGTCAGCGTCATCGAGGGTAACGCTCTACGGCTGGGATTCCTGCACGTCGGTGGACTGGGATCCGCCTCAGCGGACGCAATCCTCGCCGGCCAGAAATCGGGCCTCTTCAATAGTGTCGGCGATTTCCTGGAACGTAGCGGCATACTCGAAGAGACGGCTCTGGCATTGGCTGCGGCCGGCGCCTTCGATTCCCTGGAGCCAAACCGCCGCCAGGTCAAGTGGGAGATTGGCCTTCGCTATCGCCCGGTCAATTCCCAACTCTTCTTGCCCCTACCGGTGGCCCAGGATATGACGAAACTTTCATCGCTCACCCCTTGGGAAAAGATGCAGGAGGAGTACAACGTCCTCGGGCTATTCCCCGCCGGACATATCATGGCCTCTTTGAGACCCCGCTTCAGCCGTTGGGTGAGTTCCAGCAAAGATATCGAACGCCTCAACGACGGTGATGAGGTGACCACCGCCGGCATGGTCATCCGCCGCCAGCGGCCGCGCGGCAAAGTGGTCTTTATTACCCTTGAAGACGAGTTCGGCCATGTGCCTCTAATGGTCTTCCCACAGGTTTACGGGCGCCAGGAGCACAAGTTCAAATCACCGTTCCTGGTGGTCAAGGGCCGTCTGACTCGCCGGGAAGGCACCCATAATGTGGTGGTGAACGAGGTGAGGCCCTTCTCCGCTTTGGAAAAAGCGCCTTCATCGAAGGACTGGCATTAG
- a CDS encoding DNA polymerase Y family protein, producing MMKLLCVLLPHFPLRCEILKKPELAGRPAAVTYSVGSQKLLLDFSPDLKGLERDMPLQQALSRHGEMELLHADMAHYWSVFNGVLDALEKVSPLVEGSALGDIYIGCDGLEMLYPTDDDLVSAVRKSLPEGFEARLGIAAGKFPAYLAALDSAFDGYKTIQGDAAAYFKDLSCDLLPVSLKSKMRLHDFGLHSLGKVAEIQISKLEAQFGPEGRRIGELAAGFDDTLLYPRLSEELIEESTSLPSATESLDIMLMAIESLLSRAFARFGHRGAGIRCVELWSHTSLSEHWQKAVHFKEPAMNIKTALTRIRQVMEYCPQPGPVEELGMKITRIGRPDGRQSSIFTEVRSGEKLAGDIKQLELKLGAPQLFKIKEVEPWSRIPERRFTLIPLNR from the coding sequence ATGATGAAGCTGCTGTGTGTCCTCCTGCCCCACTTCCCCCTGCGGTGCGAAATACTGAAGAAGCCCGAACTGGCCGGCCGCCCCGCCGCGGTCACCTACTCCGTCGGCTCCCAGAAACTGCTGCTGGACTTCTCCCCCGATCTCAAAGGCCTCGAGCGCGACATGCCCCTCCAGCAGGCCCTCTCCCGCCACGGCGAGATGGAGCTCCTCCACGCCGACATGGCCCACTACTGGAGCGTCTTCAACGGCGTGCTGGACGCCCTTGAGAAGGTCAGCCCGCTCGTCGAAGGCAGCGCCCTGGGCGACATCTACATCGGCTGCGACGGCCTGGAGATGCTCTACCCCACCGATGACGACCTTGTCTCCGCAGTGCGCAAGTCCCTCCCCGAAGGCTTCGAGGCACGCCTGGGTATCGCCGCGGGCAAGTTTCCTGCCTATCTCGCCGCCCTCGACAGCGCTTTCGATGGTTACAAAACAATTCAAGGCGACGCCGCCGCCTACTTTAAAGACCTTTCCTGCGACCTGCTGCCGGTGTCGCTCAAGAGCAAGATGAGGCTTCACGATTTCGGGCTGCACAGTCTCGGCAAGGTCGCCGAAATTCAAATCTCCAAGCTGGAGGCACAGTTCGGCCCCGAGGGCAGGCGCATCGGCGAACTCGCCGCCGGTTTCGACGACACGCTGCTCTACCCCCGCCTGTCGGAGGAACTCATCGAGGAGAGCACCAGCCTGCCCTCGGCCACGGAGTCGCTGGACATCATGCTAATGGCTATCGAATCGCTCCTTTCTCGAGCCTTCGCCCGCTTCGGCCACCGCGGCGCCGGCATCCGCTGCGTCGAACTCTGGAGCCACACCAGCCTGTCCGAGCACTGGCAAAAGGCGGTCCACTTCAAGGAGCCCGCAATGAACATCAAAACAGCCCTGACCCGCATCAGGCAGGTCATGGAATACTGTCCCCAGCCCGGCCCGGTAGAGGAACTGGGCATGAAGATCACCCGCATCGGCCGCCCCGACGGACGCCAGAGCAGCATCTTCACCGAGGTCAGGTCGGGCGAGAAACTGGCCGGCGATATCAAGCAACTGGAACTCAAGCTCGGCGCGCCGCAATTATTTAAGATCAAAGAGGTCGAGCCATGGTCACGGATACCGGAAAGACGCTTCACGCTGATACCCTTAAACCGGTAA
- a CDS encoding Cof-type HAD-IIB family hydrolase: MKNIYELIVIDLDGTIVDAHGNISNADKIAIAEARTLGIRVALSTGRVVDACRKYITELGLDGVHIFFDGALVYDPSLKDMIYSQPIKTETLKEAIAFARQNRIYIELYAIDRYFVEEINWADKIHREFFGLHSTLANFDDIAGKETIIKCELMVHNDAEEAKYQRFIEHFKDKLRGSIARTPAYPDVRFVNVVDPRVSKGSALEKLAEHLDIDLDRVMAIGDGTNDLSLLEKAGLKIAMGNARDELKSIADHVTLPVDKSGVAAAINKFILEGETGRGKPRPYDGMDGGHMKFRIVVEKDPETNEFSAYCPELPGCNSCGMTEEDAVANATEAIKLYLEPSEIGKECTGKVCEVEVNLD; this comes from the coding sequence TTGAAAAATATTTATGAACTGATCGTCATCGACTTGGACGGGACCATCGTCGATGCTCATGGCAATATCTCTAACGCCGATAAAATCGCCATCGCCGAAGCTAGAACCCTCGGCATCAGGGTTGCCCTTTCCACGGGAAGGGTCGTCGATGCGTGCCGCAAATACATCACAGAACTTGGGCTTGACGGAGTCCACATCTTTTTTGACGGCGCTCTGGTATATGATCCGAGCCTCAAGGACATGATCTACTCCCAACCGATAAAAACCGAAACCCTGAAAGAAGCCATCGCCTTCGCTCGCCAGAACCGGATTTATATCGAGCTTTACGCCATCGACCGTTATTTCGTCGAAGAGATAAACTGGGCCGACAAGATACACCGCGAGTTTTTCGGGCTGCACAGCACGTTAGCCAATTTCGATGACATTGCCGGCAAGGAAACCATCATAAAATGTGAGTTGATGGTTCACAACGATGCAGAGGAAGCCAAATATCAACGTTTCATTGAGCATTTTAAAGACAAATTGCGAGGCTCGATCGCGCGTACTCCCGCCTACCCGGACGTCCGGTTTGTAAACGTGGTCGACCCCAGGGTCTCCAAGGGTTCGGCCCTCGAAAAGCTGGCGGAACATCTCGATATCGATCTGGACAGGGTGATGGCGATAGGAGACGGCACCAACGACCTGTCGCTCCTCGAAAAGGCCGGGCTGAAGATCGCCATGGGGAATGCCCGCGATGAGCTGAAAAGCATCGCAGATCACGTCACCCTGCCGGTAGATAAATCCGGCGTCGCGGCGGCAATAAATAAATTCATCCTGGAGGGTGAAACCGGGCGAGGCAAGCCTCGCCCTTACGATGGAATGGACGGAGGGCACATGAAATTTCGGATTGTCGTCGAAAAGGATCCTGAAACGAATGAATTTTCCGCCTATTGCCCCGAACTGCCTGGTTGCAACAGTTGCGGGATGACCGAAGAAGATGCGGTCGCCAATGCCACCGAGGCGATCAAGCTATATCTCGAGCCATCGGAAATCGGCAAAGAATGCACCGGTAAAGTTTGCGAGGTCGAGGTAAACCTGGATTGA
- a CDS encoding type II toxin-antitoxin system HicA family toxin, with translation MTYHIPHRPTEMVVKVLERHGFVLIAQRGSHQKWRSCVISKECRQVIVPFHQGHDLPTGTMKSIIEGSGLPPTDFS, from the coding sequence TTGACCTATCACATACCGCACCGGCCCACTGAAATGGTGGTCAAGGTGCTGGAGCGCCACGGTTTTGTCCTTATTGCTCAACGCGGCAGCCACCAGAAGTGGCGATCCTGCGTGATTTCCAAAGAATGCAGGCAGGTGATAGTGCCCTTTCACCAGGGCCATGATCTGCCCACAGGCACGATGAAAAGCATCATCGAGGGTAGCGGATTACCCCCGACAGATTTTAGTTAG
- a CDS encoding helix-turn-helix domain-containing protein — protein MLNVRAASQLLNVSKSTLRRWGDQGRIEYWRISSRGDRRFKREDVERLAWQMFEEANS, from the coding sequence ATGCTTAACGTTCGTGCAGCCAGTCAACTTCTCAACGTTTCCAAGAGCACTCTCCGGCGTTGGGGAGATCAGGGCAGGATCGAATACTGGCGTATCTCCAGCCGGGGTGATCGAAGATTCAAAAGAGAAGATGTCGAACGCCTGGCCTGGCAGATGTTTGAAGAAGCGAATTCCTGA
- a CDS encoding alpha/beta hydrolase: MTTVRPEKLGTVDRDVVFGTGGPIALRMDVYYPKAATGPVPAIIYVHGGGWVGGDKNEIPPGYTGELTSRGYLVASINYRLAPTYKFPAPIEDVKCAVRFLRAKATDYGIDPARIGAMGASAGGHLVSLLGVTAGVNQFEGTGGWQDQSSKVKAVVDPYGPEDLNALFAGAPPFATAAIFGGSDSKTLDKYSPVSYVAAGNPPFLIIQGDQDVVVPPAQSQGFYDRLIAAKVPATLVVVKNAGHSFAPAGGAISPSLPEIYKIVADFFDVNLK, encoded by the coding sequence TTGACCACTGTTAGGCCCGAAAAGCTCGGCACCGTAGACAGGGACGTCGTGTTTGGCACCGGAGGCCCCATTGCTTTACGAATGGATGTCTATTATCCCAAGGCAGCCACCGGGCCCGTACCAGCGATTATCTATGTCCATGGCGGCGGTTGGGTAGGCGGCGATAAAAATGAGATACCCCCTGGTTATACCGGCGAACTTACCTCCCGTGGATATTTAGTGGCCTCGATCAACTACCGTTTGGCCCCGACTTACAAATTCCCTGCCCCCATAGAGGATGTGAAATGCGCCGTCCGATTCCTCCGTGCAAAGGCTACCGATTATGGTATCGATCCGGCTCGGATTGGGGCTATGGGCGCCAGCGCCGGCGGGCATCTGGTTTCGCTGCTGGGAGTCACCGCCGGCGTCAACCAGTTCGAAGGCACCGGCGGCTGGCAGGACCAGTCCAGTAAAGTGAAGGCAGTCGTTGACCCCTACGGTCCGGAGGATCTGAACGCCCTTTTTGCAGGAGCTCCGCCTTTCGCCACGGCCGCAATCTTCGGCGGATCGGATTCAAAAACTCTGGACAAATATAGCCCTGTAAGCTACGTGGCCGCAGGCAATCCGCCGTTCCTGATAATACAGGGCGATCAAGACGTCGTGGTGCCACCAGCTCAATCTCAAGGCTTTTACGACCGGTTGATCGCCGCCAAAGTCCCGGCCACCCTGGTCGTCGTGAAAAATGCGGGTCACAGTTTCGCGCCTGCCGGCGGCGCAATTTCGCCGAGTCTGCCGGAAATTTATAAGATTGTCGCCGATTTTTTCGATGTAAACCTAAAGTAA
- a CDS encoding DUF6544 family protein: MTWLIAFLVFDLIVAILMAVLIGRGSKNWNESRRVEIETLNAGAQTLEKTFEVSSIAEFPAPVRRYLTKVVKPGTPYVSRLHLKQTGQMRFNQRWIKIEADQYYSVVPTAFSWVARMKLGPAWVAARDRYSNGKGNMLISILSTFPLFDVRGPKMDHASLLRYLSELPVLPTAILAGNITWKAIDDQTAGATISDSGITASGIFRFNSEDEIVAFISSGRFRNDTGKMTPWSGTWSHYQEFNGFRIPTEGNAVWNAPEGDFEYIRLKVEKAEFI, encoded by the coding sequence ATGACTTGGCTCATCGCATTTCTCGTATTCGACCTTATCGTCGCTATCCTTATGGCCGTATTAATCGGTCGAGGGTCAAAAAACTGGAATGAATCTCGCCGCGTCGAGATTGAAACGCTAAATGCCGGGGCTCAGACCCTCGAAAAAACTTTCGAAGTATCATCGATCGCCGAATTCCCCGCCCCCGTCCGCCGCTATCTCACCAAAGTTGTCAAACCAGGCACTCCTTACGTAAGCCGCCTTCATCTGAAGCAGACAGGCCAGATGCGCTTCAACCAGCGTTGGATCAAAATCGAAGCGGATCAATATTATTCCGTGGTGCCGACTGCCTTTTCCTGGGTTGCCCGGATGAAACTCGGCCCTGCCTGGGTCGCCGCCCGCGACCGTTATTCCAACGGCAAAGGCAATATGCTCATCAGCATCCTTTCGACCTTCCCCCTGTTCGATGTCCGCGGCCCTAAGATGGACCATGCTTCTCTTTTAAGATACCTTTCCGAATTGCCCGTGCTCCCCACCGCCATCCTGGCTGGAAATATCACCTGGAAAGCGATTGACGATCAGACCGCAGGAGCAACCATATCTGACAGCGGCATAACCGCCTCTGGAATTTTTCGCTTCAATAGCGAAGATGAAATTGTCGCTTTCATTTCTTCGGGCAGGTTCCGCAATGACACCGGCAAAATGACCCCCTGGTCAGGTACATGGTCCCATTACCAGGAATTCAACGGCTTCCGCATCCCCACCGAAGGCAACGCCGTTTGGAACGCCCCTGAGGGCGATTTTGAATATATCAGGCTGAAGGTTGAAAAGGCAGAATTTATCTGA
- the uvrC gene encoding excinuclease ABC subunit UvrC, producing the protein MTTPFVEEQVRQLPDAPGVYIYKDEKGRIIYVGKAVNLKNRVRSYFRNTGKLDEKTRLLVADIRDLEYFVVPSGQDALILELNLIKRHRPQYNIMLKDDKGLPYLRVTPGAWPKLEVTRRYIEGQGRYFGPFTDARSVHGVLDLLRRIFPFRACTQDLKKVKRPCLEYDMHRCPSPCTGKVLADEYQKNIDQAVLFLEGKLDRVARQLKTDMAAAAEKMDFELAAVLRDRIRDIETVIGAQRIATRVKGELDAVAYVQTGDESFVMVFFVRGGKLIGREHFILKGTKDQPPSQVLASFIGQFYSGAAHLPPLILLQAEPDDKEVLAGWLSSKRGTRVEISVPRRGPRVELMATVANNAKKGLDQYKLKRMLTGAEDSKAALEDLAKVLDLKEAPHRIEGYDISNIQGKMAVGSMVVFTGGRPDSKNYRRFRIKTVESADDFAMMKEVVGRRFARAKGESEEKWASLPDLMLIDGGKGQLSAAVEALKEKDAENTPILGLAKEREEIFLPGKSQPIVLEERSPARRLLQRVRDEAHRFALGYHTNIREKKSVGSKLDEIPGIGPARRRALIKRFASVPGIRAASVEEIAEVKGITPQLARLIKESL; encoded by the coding sequence ATGACCACCCCATTCGTTGAAGAGCAGGTGCGGCAGTTGCCGGATGCTCCCGGCGTCTACATCTACAAGGATGAAAAAGGCCGGATCATCTATGTCGGCAAAGCAGTCAACCTCAAGAACCGCGTGCGCAGCTATTTCCGCAACACCGGCAAACTCGATGAAAAGACCCGTCTCCTCGTCGCCGATATCCGCGACCTGGAGTATTTCGTCGTCCCCTCGGGACAGGATGCCCTCATCCTGGAACTCAACCTCATCAAGCGCCACCGTCCCCAGTACAACATCATGCTCAAGGACGATAAGGGGCTGCCTTACCTCCGGGTCACCCCCGGCGCCTGGCCCAAGCTGGAAGTCACCCGCCGTTACATCGAAGGCCAGGGGCGCTATTTCGGCCCCTTCACCGATGCCCGCAGCGTTCATGGCGTCCTCGATCTCCTTCGCCGCATCTTCCCCTTCCGCGCCTGTACCCAGGACCTGAAGAAGGTCAAGCGGCCGTGCCTGGAATACGACATGCACCGCTGTCCATCACCCTGCACCGGCAAGGTGCTGGCGGACGAGTACCAGAAGAATATCGACCAGGCCGTCCTGTTCCTGGAAGGCAAGCTCGACCGGGTCGCCCGGCAGCTTAAAACCGACATGGCCGCCGCCGCCGAGAAGATGGATTTCGAGCTGGCTGCCGTCTTGCGCGACCGCATCCGCGACATCGAGACGGTCATCGGAGCCCAGCGCATCGCCACCCGGGTCAAGGGAGAGCTGGATGCCGTGGCCTATGTCCAGACCGGCGACGAGAGTTTCGTCATGGTCTTCTTCGTCCGCGGCGGCAAGCTCATCGGCCGGGAGCATTTCATCCTCAAGGGCACCAAGGACCAGCCGCCTTCACAGGTGCTTGCCAGTTTCATCGGCCAGTTCTACAGCGGCGCAGCCCACCTGCCGCCCCTCATCCTCCTGCAAGCGGAACCCGACGATAAAGAGGTGTTGGCGGGCTGGCTATCGTCGAAGCGGGGAACCAGGGTCGAGATTTCGGTTCCCCGGCGAGGGCCGCGCGTTGAACTCATGGCCACCGTCGCCAACAATGCCAAAAAGGGGCTCGACCAATATAAATTGAAACGGATGCTTACCGGCGCCGAGGACTCAAAGGCGGCGCTTGAAGATTTGGCCAAAGTCCTCGACCTCAAAGAGGCTCCCCACCGCATCGAGGGCTACGATATCTCCAACATCCAGGGTAAGATGGCGGTGGGCTCGATGGTCGTTTTCACCGGCGGCAGGCCGGACTCCAAAAACTACCGCCGCTTCCGCATCAAGACCGTCGAAAGCGCCGACGATTTTGCCATGATGAAAGAGGTCGTCGGCCGCCGTTTCGCCCGGGCAAAAGGCGAATCCGAGGAAAAGTGGGCCAGCCTGCCCGACCTGATGCTCATCGACGGCGGCAAGGGGCAACTATCAGCGGCGGTCGAGGCTCTCAAGGAAAAAGACGCGGAAAATACTCCCATCCTGGGACTGGCCAAGGAACGCGAGGAGATCTTCCTGCCCGGCAAATCACAACCCATCGTCCTCGAGGAGCGTTCTCCCGCCCGCCGCCTCCTCCAAAGAGTCCGTGACGAAGCCCACCGTTTTGCCCTGGGCTACCATACGAACATCAGGGAGAAAAAGTCGGTCGGCTCCAAGCTCGATGAGATTCCCGGCATCGGTCCCGCAAGGCGCCGAGCGCTGATCAAACGTTTTGCTTCCGTCCCCGGCATCCGAGCCGCATCGGTAGAGGAGATCGCCGAGGTCAAAGGCATCACGCCGCAACTCGCCCGCCTCATCAAAGAGAGCTTATAA
- a CDS encoding DUF7674 family protein, protein MKSHVERWSVQHMTYSEVISNFLISFPEFIEKAKLEETWWNPEKGDEPLLGVFFEDVVFPQMLESIKNKQNPELVKRLFEYFEDLIKAPVPFIREELRTSIMEAFGNDKIILRKARDLMGPESIKLSHEAEKSLGRE, encoded by the coding sequence ATGAAATCCCATGTTGAACGATGGTCGGTACAACATATGACCTACAGTGAAGTAATTTCTAATTTCCTTATTTCTTTTCCAGAATTTATTGAAAAAGCGAAACTTGAAGAAACGTGGTGGAATCCGGAAAAAGGGGATGAGCCACTGTTAGGTGTATTTTTTGAAGACGTTGTATTCCCCCAAATGCTTGAATCGATAAAGAACAAGCAGAATCCCGAATTGGTCAAAAGGCTATTCGAGTACTTTGAAGATTTGATTAAAGCTCCAGTTCCTTTCATCCGGGAAGAATTGAGAACATCAATCATGGAGGCTTTCGGAAACGACAAAATAATTTTACGAAAAGCGCGTGATCTTATGGGGCCGGAATCAATAAAATTAAGCCATGAGGCAGAAAAAAGCCTGGGTCGAGAATAA